The Streptococcus mitis genome has a segment encoding these proteins:
- a CDS encoding diacylglycerol kinase family protein: MDSQDNKRKWKNRDLISSLEFALTGIFTAIKEERNMRKHAVTALVVILAGFVFQVSRIEWLFLLLSIFLVVAFEIINSAIENVVDLASHYHFSMLAKNAKDMAAGAVLVVSLFAALTGALIFLPRIWDLIF; this comes from the coding sequence ATGGACTCACAAGACAATAAACGAAAATGGAAAAATCGTGACCTGATATCCAGTTTAGAATTTGCCCTCACAGGGATTTTTACTGCTATAAAGGAAGAACGCAATATGCGAAAACATGCAGTGACGGCTCTAGTGGTCATCCTGGCAGGTTTTGTTTTTCAGGTGTCACGAATCGAATGGCTCTTTCTCCTATTGAGCATTTTCTTGGTAGTAGCCTTTGAAATTATCAACTCTGCCATTGAAAATGTGGTGGATTTGGCCAGTCACTATCACTTTTCCATGCTGGCTAAAAATGCCAAGGATATGGCGGCTGGCGCGGTATTAGTGGTCTCTCTTTTCGCAGCCTTAACAGGCGCATTGATTTTTCTCCCACGAATCTGGGACTTAATATTTTAA
- the ybeY gene encoding rRNA maturation RNase YbeY, whose translation MYIEMVDETGQVSKEMLQQTQEILEFAAQKLGKEDKEMAVTFVTNERSHELNLEYRDTDRPTDVISLEYKPELEIAFDEEDLLENPELAEMMSEFDAYIGELFISIDKAHEQAEEYGHSFEREMGFLAVHGFLHINGYDHYTPEEEEEMFGLQEEILTAYGLTRQ comes from the coding sequence ATGTATATTGAAATGGTAGATGAAACTGGTCAAGTTTCAAAAGAAATGTTGCAACAAACCCAAGAGATTTTGGAATTTGCAGCCCAAAAATTAGGAAAAGAAGACAAGGAGATGGCAGTTACCTTTGTGACCAATGAGCGTAGTCATGAACTCAATCTGGAGTACCGTGACACCGACCGTCCGACAGATGTCATCAGCCTTGAGTATAAGCCAGAGTTGGAAATTGCCTTTGACGAAGAGGATTTGCTTGAAAATCCGGAATTAGCAGAGATGATGTCTGAGTTTGATGCCTATATTGGGGAACTGTTCATCTCTATCGATAAGGCTCATGAGCAGGCTGAGGAATATGGTCACAGCTTTGAGCGTGAGATGGGCTTCTTGGCAGTACACGGCTTTTTACATATCAACGGCTATGATCACTACACTCCGGAAGAAGAAGAGGAGATGTTCGGTTTACAAGAAGAGATTTTGACAGCCTATGGACTCACAAGACAATAA
- the pavA gene encoding Rqc2 family fibronectin-binding protein PavA, producing the protein MSFDGFFLHHMVEELRRELVNGRIQKINQPFEQELVLQIRSNRQSHRLLLSAHPVFGRIQLTQTTFENPAQPSTFIMVLRKYLQGALIESIEQVENDRIVEITVSNKNEIGDHIQATLIIEIMGKHSNILLVDKSSHKILEVIKHVGFSQNSYRTLLPGSTYIAPPSTEALNPFTIKDEKLFEILQTQETTAKNLQSLFQGLGRDTANELERILVSEKLSTFRNFFNQETKPCLTETSFSPVPFANQVGEPFASLSDLLDTYYKDKAERDRVKQQASELIRRVENELQKNRHKLKKQEKELLATDNAEEFRQKGELLTTFLHQVPNDQDQVILDNYYTNQPITIALDKALTPNQNAQRYFKRYQKLKEAVKYLTELIEETKATILYLESVETVLNQAGLEEIAEIREELIQTGFIRRRQREKIQKRKKPEQYLASDGKTIIYVGRNNLQNEELTFKMARKEELWFHAKDIPGSHVVISGNLDPSDEVKTDAAELAAYFSQGRLSNLVQVDMIEVKKLNKPTGGKPGFVTYTGQKTLRVTPDPEKIASIKKS; encoded by the coding sequence ATGTCATTTGACGGATTTTTTTTACACCACATGGTTGAGGAATTGCGAAGAGAATTAGTGAATGGTCGCATTCAGAAAATCAATCAACCTTTTGAACAAGAGTTGGTCTTGCAAATCCGTAGCAATCGCCAAAGTCATCGCCTGCTCCTTTCTGCCCATCCAGTTTTTGGACGCATTCAGCTGACCCAAACAACTTTTGAAAACCCAGCCCAGCCTTCTACCTTTATCATGGTTTTAAGAAAATATTTGCAGGGTGCCCTGATTGAGTCGATTGAGCAAGTGGAAAATGACCGTATTGTGGAAATTACGGTTTCTAATAAAAACGAGATTGGGGACCATATTCAGGCTACCTTGATTATCGAAATTATGGGGAAACACAGTAATATTCTACTGGTCGATAAAAGCAGTCATAAAATCCTCGAAGTTATCAAACATGTTGGCTTTTCACAAAATAGCTACCGCACCTTGCTTCCTGGATCGACCTATATCGCTCCGCCAAGTACGGAAGCTCTCAATCCTTTTACAATCAAGGACGAGAAACTTTTTGAAATCCTGCAAACACAGGAAACGACAGCTAAAAATCTTCAAAGCCTCTTTCAAGGTCTGGGACGCGATACGGCAAATGAATTGGAAAGGATACTGGTTAGTGAAAAACTTTCCACTTTCCGAAACTTTTTCAATCAAGAAACCAAGCCATGCTTGACTGAGACTTCCTTCAGCCCAGTTCCTTTTGCAAATCAGGTGGGAGAGCCTTTTGCCAGTCTTTCTGATTTGTTGGACACCTACTATAAGGATAAGGCTGAGCGCGACCGCGTAAAACAGCAAGCCAGTGAACTCATTCGTCGTGTTGAAAATGAACTTCAAAAAAATCGTCATAAGCTTAAAAAACAAGAAAAAGAGTTACTGGCGACAGACAACGCTGAAGAATTTCGTCAAAAGGGGGAATTACTGACAACCTTCCTCCATCAAGTTCCTAATGACCAAGATCAGGTTATCCTAGACAACTACTATACTAATCAACCTATCACAATTGCGCTTGATAAGGCCTTGACTCCCAACCAGAATGCCCAACGCTATTTTAAACGGTATCAGAAACTCAAAGAAGCTGTCAAATACTTGACTGAGCTGATTGAGGAAACCAAGGCAACCATTCTCTATCTGGAAAGTGTAGAAACCGTCCTCAACCAAGCTGGACTAGAAGAAATCGCTGAAATCCGTGAAGAATTGATCCAAACAGGTTTTATCCGCAGAAGACAACGGGAGAAAATCCAGAAACGCAAAAAACCAGAACAATATCTAGCAAGCGATGGCAAAACCATCATCTATGTCGGTCGCAATAACCTGCAAAATGAGGAGCTAACCTTTAAAATGGCCCGCAAGGAGGAACTTTGGTTCCATGCCAAGGACATTCCTGGAAGCCATGTTGTCATCTCAGGCAATCTTGACCCATCTGATGAAGTCAAGACAGACGCAGCAGAGCTGGCCGCCTACTTCTCTCAAGGACGCCTGTCAAATCTGGTGCAGGTAGATATGATTGAAGTCAAGAAACTCAATAAACCAACTGGTGGAAAACCAGGCTTTGTCACTTACACAGGACAAAAGACCCTCCGTGTCACACCAGACCCAGAAAAAATCGCATCCATAAAAAAATCCTGA
- the deoD gene encoding purine-nucleoside phosphorylase, with translation MSIHIAAQQGEIADKILLPGDPLRAKFIAENFLEDAVCFNEVRNMFGYTGTYKGHRVSVMGTGMGMPSISIYARELIVDYGVKKLIRVGTAGSLNEDVHVRELVLAQAAATNSNIIRNDWPQYDFPQIASFDLLDKAYHIAKELGMTTHVGNVLSSDVFYSNYFEKNIELGKWGVKAVEMEAAALYYLAAQYHVDALAIMTISDSLVNPDEDTTAEERQNTFTDMMKVGLETLIAE, from the coding sequence ATGTCTATCCATATTGCTGCTCAGCAGGGTGAAATTGCTGATAAAATTCTTCTTCCTGGGGATCCTCTTCGTGCGAAATTTATTGCGGAGAATTTTCTTGAAGATGCTGTTTGTTTTAACGAAGTGCGTAATATGTTTGGTTACACTGGTACTTACAAGGGCCACCGTGTATCTGTCATGGGAACTGGGATGGGGATGCCCTCTATTTCGATTTATGCGCGTGAGTTAATTGTTGACTACGGAGTAAAAAAATTGATCCGTGTGGGAACTGCAGGTTCTTTGAATGAAGACGTTCACGTCCGTGAATTGGTTTTGGCGCAGGCAGCTGCAACCAACTCTAACATCATCCGCAATGACTGGCCACAGTACGATTTCCCACAAATCGCTAGCTTTGATTTGCTGGACAAGGCCTACCATATCGCCAAAGAACTCGGTATGACCACCCACGTTGGGAACGTTTTGTCTTCTGATGTCTTTTATTCAAACTACTTTGAAAAGAACATCGAACTTGGTAAATGGGGAGTCAAGGCTGTGGAAATGGAAGCAGCAGCTCTTTACTATCTGGCTGCTCAATACCATGTTGATGCCCTTGCTATCATGACTATTTCTGATAGTTTGGTCAATCCAGATGAAGACACGACTGCAGAAGAGCGTCAAAATACCTTTACAGATATGATGAAGGTTGGATTAGAAACCTTAATTGCAGAGTAA
- a CDS encoding chloride channel protein yields MLIELRSIFRKIPYNFRLFIAVILQGIVSGLSGIFLHYLLEIVESLAFGQSEHHSGFLTDGVSSSRIGLCLIIVGLGSSLVWYFLQKGSKIYSIKAQMKDETSQYKLHFLKQLFHSIWQIIAVGGGAPIGKEAAPREIGTLFAGPIGKICFLSKKDQIFLLACGAGAGLAAVYQVPLTSVFFVFETLGIALSIKRFVLIGLTTYVSTYIAGLVISDQALYQIPSLSWSLKEIWIIPLLLLFLTPLAWFFGRLSKEMSSNRIKDKRVLLTLPTAFLFLVGLASYFPHLLGNGRMMAQEILNGSSGQTVLLMFFLKAVVVLITLWAGAYGGTLTPSFALGMAGATLLGIILGGDSHLTMLLLGSVCFLSVTLRAPISATGLVIGFTGIGLDSLPYLLVTAFLAYGFAKVLDRFPWASILCQKLKNKVIR; encoded by the coding sequence ATGTTAATAGAATTGAGGAGTATTTTTCGAAAAATCCCTTATAATTTTAGATTATTCATAGCAGTAATTCTACAAGGAATAGTTTCGGGTTTATCTGGTATTTTTCTCCATTATCTTTTAGAGATAGTAGAGAGTCTAGCTTTTGGTCAGTCAGAACATCATAGTGGATTTTTGACAGATGGAGTTTCCTCCTCAAGGATAGGACTATGTTTAATAATTGTGGGTCTTGGCTCATCCTTGGTCTGGTATTTCTTGCAAAAAGGGTCGAAGATTTATTCCATCAAAGCTCAGATGAAGGATGAGACTTCACAATACAAGCTTCATTTTCTAAAACAGCTATTTCATTCAATTTGGCAGATTATTGCAGTTGGAGGGGGAGCGCCTATTGGTAAAGAAGCTGCGCCACGAGAGATTGGAACTCTATTTGCAGGGCCAATTGGAAAAATATGTTTTCTCTCTAAGAAGGATCAAATCTTTCTCCTTGCTTGTGGTGCTGGTGCTGGTTTAGCGGCTGTCTATCAGGTTCCATTAACAAGTGTCTTCTTTGTTTTTGAAACCCTAGGAATTGCTCTATCTATTAAACGATTTGTCTTAATCGGTTTGACTACCTATGTTTCAACCTATATAGCAGGCTTGGTTATTTCAGATCAGGCTCTCTACCAGATTCCATCCCTCTCATGGTCATTAAAGGAAATATGGATTATTCCCTTATTACTTCTTTTCTTAACTCCACTAGCTTGGTTTTTTGGTCGCTTAAGTAAAGAAATGTCTTCAAACAGGATAAAAGATAAACGAGTACTTCTCACATTGCCTACAGCTTTTCTTTTTCTTGTTGGATTGGCAAGTTATTTTCCACACCTACTTGGAAATGGACGGATGATGGCTCAGGAGATTTTAAATGGTAGCAGTGGCCAAACAGTGCTTCTCATGTTTTTCCTAAAAGCAGTGGTCGTTCTTATTACTCTTTGGGCAGGAGCCTATGGTGGTACACTCACACCATCTTTTGCTTTGGGGATGGCTGGAGCTACACTCCTTGGCATAATTCTAGGTGGAGATAGCCATTTAACCATGTTGCTTTTGGGATCTGTTTGCTTTTTGTCTGTGACCTTGAGGGCGCCCATTTCTGCAACTGGATTAGTAATAGGCTTCACTGGAATAGGTTTAGATTCTCTTCCGTATCTCTTAGTAACTGCTTTCCTAGCTTATGGTTTTGCAAAAGTGTTAGATCGCTTTCCTTGGGCTAGCATACTGTGTCAGAAGTTAAAGAATAAAGTAATTAGGTAG
- a CDS encoding purine-nucleoside phosphorylase produces MTFLNKIKETAAFLKDKGIQAPEFGLILGSGLGELAEEIENPVIVDYAEIPNWGRSTVVGHAGKLVYGDLAGRKVLALQGRFHFYEGNPLEVVTFPVRVMKVLGCEGVIVTNAAGGIGFGPGTLMAISDHINMTGQNPLMGENLDDFGPRFPDMSKAYTPEYRATAHEVAKKLGIKLDEGVYIGVTGPTYETPAEIRAYKTLGADAVGMSTVPEVIVAAHSGLKVLGISCITNHAAGFQEELNHEEVVEVTERVKGDFKGLLKAILAEL; encoded by the coding sequence ATGACGTTTTTAAATAAGATCAAGGAAACAGCTGCCTTCCTGAAAGACAAGGGAATCCAAGCACCTGAGTTTGGTTTAATACTTGGATCAGGTCTGGGAGAACTTGCAGAAGAAATCGAAAATCCAGTTATAGTAGACTATGCTGAGATTCCAAACTGGGGCCGCTCTACAGTAGTTGGTCACGCAGGGAAATTGGTATATGGTGACCTTGCAGGTCGAAAAGTTTTGGCTCTTCAAGGTCGCTTCCATTTCTACGAGGGAAATCCTCTGGAAGTGGTGACTTTCCCAGTGCGTGTCATGAAAGTTCTTGGATGTGAAGGTGTCATTGTAACCAATGCAGCTGGAGGTATTGGATTTGGTCCTGGTACCTTGATGGCTATCTCAGACCATATCAATATGACGGGGCAGAACCCATTGATGGGTGAAAACTTGGATGATTTTGGTCCACGTTTCCCTGATATGTCTAAAGCCTATACACCAGAATACCGTGCTACTGCCCATGAAGTGGCTAAGAAACTTGGTATCAAGCTTGATGAAGGTGTCTATATCGGTGTAACTGGTCCGACTTATGAAACACCAGCAGAAATTCGCGCCTATAAGACACTGGGAGCAGATGCAGTTGGTATGTCGACTGTTCCTGAAGTTATTGTGGCAGCTCACTCAGGCTTGAAAGTTCTCGGTATTTCATGTATTACTAACCATGCTGCAGGCTTCCAAGAAGAACTCAACCACGAAGAAGTTGTAGAAGTGACTGAACGTGTTAAAGGTGATTTCAAAGGCTTGCTTAAAGCGATTCTTGCTGAATTGTAA
- a CDS encoding phosphopentomutase — translation MSKFNRIHLVVLDSVGIGAAPDANNFVNAGVPDGASDTLGHISKAVGLNVPNMAKIGLGNIPRETPLKTVPAESNPTGYATKLEEVSLGKDTMTGHWEIMGLNITEPFDTFWNGFPEEILTKIEEFSGRKVIREANKPYSGTAVIDDFGPRQMETGELIIYTSADPVLQIAAHEDIIPLDELYRICEYARSITLERPALLGRIIARPYVGEPGNFTRTANRRDLAVSPFAPTVLDKLNEAGIDTYAVGKINDIFNGAGINHDMGHNKSNSHGIDTLLKTIGLAEFEKGFSFTNLVDFDALYGHRRNAHGYRDCLHEFDERLPEIIAAMRENDLLLITADHGNDPTYAGTDHTREYIPLLAYSPSFKGNGVIPVGYFADISATVADNFGVETAMIGESFLDKLV, via the coding sequence ATGTCAAAATTTAATCGTATTCACTTGGTGGTACTGGATTCTGTGGGAATCGGTGCTGCACCAGATGCTAATAACTTTGTCAATGCAGGAGTTCCAGATGGAGCTTCTGACACATTAGGACACATTTCAAAAGCAGTTGGTTTGAATGTCCCAAACATGGCTAAAATTGGTCTAGGAAATATTCCTCGTGAAACCCCTCTTAAGACTGTACCAGCTGAAAGCAATCCAACAGGTTATGCAACAAAATTGGAAGAAGTGTCTCTTGGTAAGGATACCATGACTGGACACTGGGAAATCATGGGACTCAACATTACGGAGCCTTTCGATACTTTTTGGAACGGATTCCCAGAAGAAATCCTGACAAAAATCGAAGAATTTTCAGGACGCAAGGTTATTCGTGAAGCTAACAAACCTTACTCAGGAACGGCTGTTATCGATGATTTTGGACCACGTCAGATGGAAACTGGAGAGTTGATTATCTATACTTCAGCTGACCCTGTTTTGCAAATTGCTGCTCATGAAGATATTATTCCTTTGGATGAATTGTACCGTATCTGTGAATACGCGCGTTCGATTACCCTTGAGCGTCCTGCCCTTCTAGGTCGTATCATTGCCCGTCCTTATGTAGGTGAACCAGGTAACTTCACTCGTACAGCAAATCGTCGTGACTTGGCTGTATCTCCATTTGCACCAACTGTTTTGGATAAATTGAACGAAGCAGGTATCGATACTTATGCTGTTGGTAAAATCAACGATATCTTTAACGGTGCTGGTATCAACCATGACATGGGCCACAACAAGTCAAACAGCCATGGAATTGATACACTATTGAAGACCATAGGCCTTGCTGAGTTTGAAAAAGGATTCTCATTCACAAACTTGGTTGACTTTGATGCCCTTTACGGCCACCGTCGTAATGCTCACGGTTATCGTGATTGCTTGCATGAGTTTGATGAACGATTACCTGAAATTATTGCAGCCATGAGAGAGAATGATCTTCTCTTGATTACAGCGGACCATGGAAATGACCCAACCTATGCAGGAACAGACCACACTCGCGAATATATTCCACTTTTGGCTTACAGTCCTTCCTTTAAAGGAAATGGTGTCATTCCAGTTGGATATTTTGCAGATATCTCAGCGACAGTTGCGGATAACTTTGGTGTTGAAACTGCCATGATTGGGGAAAGTTTCTTAGATAAATTGGTATAA
- the rpiA gene encoding ribose-5-phosphate isomerase RpiA: MENLKKIAGIKAAEFVNDGMIVGLGTGSTAYYFVEEIGRRIKEEGLQITAVTTSSVTSKQAEGLNIPLKSIDQVDFVDVTVDGADEVDSQFNGIKGGGGALLMEKVVATPSKEYIWVVDESKLFEKLGAFKLPVEVVQYGAEQVFRRFEQAGYKPSFREKDGQRFVTDMQNFIIDLALDVIEDPIAFGQELDHVVGVVEHGLFNQMVDKVIVAGRDGVQILTSTKAN, encoded by the coding sequence GTGGAAAATCTGAAGAAAATAGCAGGTATCAAGGCTGCTGAATTTGTCAATGATGGCATGATTGTCGGACTGGGAACGGGTTCTACTGCCTATTATTTTGTAGAAGAAATCGGTCGTCGTATCAAGGAAGAAGGATTGCAGATTACAGCTGTAACGACTTCTAGTGTGACTAGTAAACAGGCTGAAGGGCTTAATATCCCACTCAAGTCTATTGACCAAGTAGACTTCGTCGATGTGACAGTTGACGGGGCGGATGAAGTGGATAGTCAGTTTAATGGAATAAAAGGTGGTGGTGGTGCTCTTCTGATGGAGAAGGTTGTCGCAACGCCCTCAAAAGAATATATTTGGGTGGTGGATGAAAGCAAGCTGTTTGAGAAACTAGGTGCTTTTAAATTGCCAGTAGAAGTGGTTCAGTATGGTGCAGAACAGGTCTTTCGTCGTTTTGAGCAAGCTGGCTACAAACCAAGCTTCCGTGAAAAAGATGGCCAACGTTTTGTGACCGATATGCAGAACTTTATCATTGACCTTGCCTTGGATGTCATCGAGGATCCAATTGCTTTCGGACAAGAATTGGACCATGTCGTTGGTGTTGTAGAGCACGGATTATTCAACCAAATGGTTGATAAGGTCATCGTTGCTGGACGAGATGGGGTTCAGATTTTAACTTCAACAAAAGCAAACTAA
- a CDS encoding peptidase U32 family protein has translation MEKIIITATAESIEQVKQLLEAGVDRIYVGEKDFGLRLPTTFSHDQLREIANLVHDTGKELIVAVNALMHQDMMDRIKPFLDFLEEIKTDYITIGDAGVFYVVNRDGYSFKTIYDASTMVTSSRQINFWGQKAGASEAVLAREIPSAELFKMPEILEIPAEVLVYGASVIHHSKRPLLQNYYNFTHIDDEKTRKRDLFLAEPSDPESHYSIFEDNHGTHIFANNDLDLMTKLTELVEHGFTHWKLEGLYTPGQNFVEIAKLFIQARSLIQEGNFSHDQAFLLDEEVRKLHPKNRFLDTGFYDYDPDMVK, from the coding sequence ATGGAAAAGATTATCATTACAGCAACTGCTGAAAGTATTGAACAAGTTAAACAACTGCTCGAAGCTGGCGTAGACCGTATATATGTCGGTGAGAAAGATTTTGGCCTTCGTCTGCCGACAACCTTTAGTCATGACCAATTGCGTGAAATCGCTAATCTGGTTCATGATACTGGTAAGGAATTGATCGTTGCGGTTAACGCCCTCATGCACCAAGATATGATGGACCGTATCAAGCCTTTCTTAGACTTCTTGGAAGAAATCAAGACAGACTACATTACGATTGGGGATGCGGGTGTCTTTTACGTGGTCAACCGCGATGGTTATTCCTTTAAGACTATCTATGATGCTTCGACTATGGTCACTAGCAGTCGTCAGATCAACTTCTGGGGACAAAAGGCTGGCGCATCTGAGGCTGTTTTGGCGCGTGAAATTCCATCTGCTGAACTCTTCAAAATGCCAGAGATTTTGGAAATTCCTGCTGAAGTGTTGGTTTATGGAGCTAGTGTGATTCACCATTCTAAGCGTCCTCTCTTGCAAAACTACTATAACTTTACACATATCGATGACGAAAAGACTCGCAAGCGTGACCTCTTCTTGGCTGAGCCAAGTGACCCTGAGAGCCATTATTCCATTTTTGAAGACAATCATGGTACCCACATCTTTGCCAATAACGACCTTGATTTGATGACCAAATTGACAGAATTGGTAGAGCATGGATTTACTCACTGGAAACTAGAAGGGCTCTACACTCCTGGTCAGAACTTTGTTGAGATTGCAAAACTCTTTATCCAAGCACGTAGTTTGATTCAAGAGGGCAACTTTAGCCATGATCAAGCCTTCTTGCTAGATGAAGAAGTTCGTAAACTTCACCCTAAAAACCGATTCCTTGATACAGGATTCTATGACTACGATCCTGATATGGTTAAATAG
- a CDS encoding ABC transporter ATP-binding protein — MTALIEMTQVTKTYGEGKMKVVALHETNFQLNAGEFVAIVGPSGSGKTTFLTTLGQLQEASSGKILVKGKETGSLTEKEKTDLRFREFGFILQASNLIPFLTVKEQLDLIDRLDKGKNSKSDRKELLDLLDLEKVQNQYPKALSGGERQRAAIARALYNNPSIVLADEPTASLDTERAYQVTEMLAAIAHEQGRGVVMITHDTRLLDKVDRIYVMNDGYLVKETHA, encoded by the coding sequence ATGACAGCATTAATTGAAATGACTCAAGTGACAAAAACGTATGGGGAAGGAAAGATGAAAGTCGTGGCCCTGCATGAGACGAATTTCCAGCTGAATGCGGGAGAGTTCGTAGCAATCGTTGGGCCTTCAGGCTCTGGAAAGACGACCTTTCTAACAACTCTAGGACAACTTCAGGAAGCATCGAGTGGAAAGATTTTGGTAAAGGGGAAGGAAACAGGCAGTTTGACGGAGAAGGAGAAAACAGACCTCCGTTTTAGAGAGTTTGGCTTTATTCTTCAGGCTTCAAACTTAATTCCTTTTCTAACGGTCAAAGAACAGCTGGATTTGATTGACAGACTGGATAAGGGAAAAAATAGTAAAAGTGATCGAAAAGAGTTACTTGACTTGTTGGATTTGGAAAAAGTACAAAATCAGTATCCAAAGGCTTTATCAGGTGGTGAACGTCAACGGGCCGCAATTGCTAGAGCGCTTTATAACAATCCGAGTATCGTTCTTGCAGATGAACCGACAGCCAGCCTTGACACAGAGAGGGCCTATCAAGTAACGGAAATGTTGGCCGCCATTGCCCATGAACAAGGTAGAGGAGTTGTCATGATTACTCATGATACACGCCTTCTTGATAAGGTGGACCGTATTTATGTTATGAACGACGGCTACCTAGTTAAAGAAACACATGCATAA
- a CDS encoding ABC transporter permease, whose product MYLAIKEILQNKLRYSLILTTIFLIAFMVFFMTSLALGLVRNNRAAIDNWQATGVVLSDYANDNLTASFIPEKDYKDKSSKEAVPLGYMFAVTNLVDDSEKVNVSIFAQEWDSFISPSLQEGRYPEGDDEVVVDQSFENYGMKLGDAIQLNGSEVSYKIVGLTKGNKFFTEPVVFTSLTTYWNLQGTLKSNKSISALVLKNDIELAGDGLKQISIPKMISKIPGYTPQVNVFSGMILAMIVITGLIVGIFVYIITIQKLGLYGIMRAQGIQIKTIVWSLFCQIFFLAGMGIALALLAIGGVILVLPATFFFYPSWLAYSVLSFVICLMAMLGGVISFPRLLKVNPITAIAE is encoded by the coding sequence ATGTATCTTGCTATCAAAGAAATATTACAAAACAAACTTCGATATAGTTTGATTTTAACTACCATTTTTCTTATCGCTTTCATGGTCTTTTTTATGACCAGTTTAGCTCTTGGTCTTGTGCGAAACAACCGAGCCGCTATTGATAATTGGCAAGCGACGGGTGTGGTTTTATCTGACTATGCAAATGATAATTTGACGGCATCTTTTATTCCTGAAAAGGACTATAAGGATAAGAGTTCTAAAGAGGCAGTTCCACTGGGTTATATGTTCGCTGTGACCAATCTAGTCGATGATAGTGAAAAGGTCAATGTTTCCATCTTTGCTCAAGAATGGGACTCTTTTATTTCACCTAGTTTGCAGGAGGGCCGTTATCCTGAAGGGGATGATGAGGTGGTCGTGGATCAGTCGTTTGAAAACTATGGAATGAAGTTGGGTGATGCCATTCAGCTCAATGGAAGCGAAGTAAGTTACAAGATTGTAGGGCTGACTAAAGGAAATAAGTTTTTTACTGAGCCAGTTGTCTTTACGAGTTTGACAACTTATTGGAACTTACAAGGAACTTTAAAATCTAATAAATCGATCTCTGCCTTGGTATTGAAAAATGATATAGAATTGGCTGGCGATGGACTGAAACAGATTTCTATTCCAAAAATGATATCGAAAATTCCTGGTTACACACCTCAGGTTAATGTATTTTCAGGGATGATTCTTGCTATGATTGTCATCACAGGCTTGATTGTGGGTATATTTGTTTATATCATTACCATACAAAAACTAGGGCTTTATGGAATAATGCGGGCTCAGGGAATACAGATCAAAACCATTGTATGGTCTCTTTTCTGTCAAATCTTCTTCCTAGCTGGTATGGGGATTGCTTTAGCCTTGCTGGCTATTGGAGGAGTGATTTTAGTCTTGCCAGCTACCTTCTTTTTCTACCCAAGTTGGTTAGCCTATTCTGTCCTAAGCTTTGTGATTTGCTTGATGGCCATGCTAGGTGGCGTCATTTCATTTCCACGCTTGCTAAAGGTGAACCCGATTACTGCGATTGCAGAATGA
- a CDS encoding DUF3270 domain-containing protein, which produces MSARKLKTHEFEHIEETVQTPLYQDYTPETSMGANVKEILFFVNIACFGIFMALFSFIFLALKLNTTLSFIAAMGVSFALLKLQRMIIKQKMTK; this is translated from the coding sequence ATGTCTGCAAGAAAACTAAAAACTCATGAGTTTGAACATATTGAAGAAACGGTGCAAACTCCACTTTATCAAGATTATACACCTGAAACATCAATGGGAGCAAATGTAAAAGAAATCCTATTTTTTGTTAATATTGCCTGTTTTGGTATCTTTATGGCACTTTTCAGCTTTATCTTTTTAGCCTTAAAATTGAATACGACTCTATCGTTTATAGCTGCTATGGGTGTAAGTTTTGCCCTTTTAAAATTACAACGAATGATTATTAAACAAAAAATGACAAAATAA